The segment ATGCTCTACCTCTCGTCCGCGCAATCTGATCCTTTCTAAAAGAGTATCTAGACTTGCGTGTAGGTAGATCATCATATTTGGGCGAGGCATATCATGAGTTAATATATGATAGATTTGGCTGTATTTATCAAATTGATTCTCATGTAAAGTTCGTTGTGCAAATATCATATTTTTAGAAATATGATAATCTGCTACAACTGGTTTACCTAGGGCTAAGTATTTTTTTTCTATATCTTCTAATTGCTTATATCGGTTACAAAGAAAAAACATCTCTGTTTGAAAACTCCATTCATCAATATCATCATAAAATTTCTCTAAAAATGGATTCTCTTCAACGATCTCCTTGAGAAAATGAAATTGAAAATGGGAGGCTATTTCTCGAGCAAGGGAAGTTTTTCCAACCCCTATTGGTC is part of the Bacillaceae bacterium S4-13-56 genome and harbors:
- a CDS encoding deoxynucleoside kinase produces the protein MEKVPFIAVEGPIGVGKTSLAREIASHFQFHFLKEIVEENPFLEKFYDDIDEWSFQTEMFFLCNRYKQLEDIEKKYLALGKPVVADYHISKNMIFAQRTLHENQFDKYSQIYHILTHDMPRPNMMIYLHASLDTLLERIRLRGREVEHNIQATYLEQLSQDYEEYMLHFEQEHPEIPVIRINGDQMDFIKYKEDRYSILSTIENHLKKGEVIK